The following proteins are co-located in the Ictalurus punctatus breed USDA103 chromosome 14, Coco_2.0, whole genome shotgun sequence genome:
- the LOC108274465 gene encoding transmembrane protein 80, producing MATRRTDRTASVLSSVLLQILLYASAFYSLFYFLSSLCMIIYKSQVLSYPDNYLVLDVCLLLLMAAFEILRVYWGVRGNLQESERYLGASVLITGATLLLSVYFLVWQSYVLRADVIINAILLCIYGLSGVAGFGALARFTSIYS from the exons ATGGCGACGAGGCGAACAG ACAGAACTGCCAGTGTT CTTTCCTCTGTGCTTCTCCAAATTCTGCTGTACGCCTCTGCTTTCTACAGCCTCTTCTACTTCCTTTCCAGCCTCTGCATGATCATctacaaaa GTCAGGTGCTGAGTTACCCTGACAATTATTTGGTGCTAGATGTGTGCTTGCTCCTGCTGATGGCTGCTTTCGAGATCTTGAGAGTCTACTGGG GCGTGAGAGGCAACTTGCAGGAGAGCGAGAGATATCTCGGTGCCAGTGTCCTCATCACAGGAGCCACACTTCTGCTCTCAGTGTACTTCCTGGTCTGGCAGTCATATGTGCTGAGAGCTGATGTCATCATTAACGCCATCCTGCTCTGCATCTATGGCCTCTCTGGAGTAGCCGGCTTCGGAGCCCTTGCACGCTTCACCAG cATTTATTCATGA